From the Penaeus monodon isolate SGIC_2016 unplaced genomic scaffold, NSTDA_Pmon_1 PmonScaffold_2730, whole genome shotgun sequence genome, one window contains:
- the LOC119570449 gene encoding proline-rich extensin-like protein EPR1 encodes MMQKIPMLPLYIIPRKPVPPETPCAPVHQSPVHHAPPGPCTLSRNTRPSFWDPSTTPETVNDDYPGTHFGHWEARDATDGGQVLRAPSRRPPQTVQLPRRDGYHPPVLEGRPHYDAHAAPHQPLLSLPPPSTSISAPDRIPPPQTTFMPQLSPPIMPNLKEYSCSTVQYSSLAIVIYSLPEKRQYRHNKDISDVLTMSSSYTGTLIIFIKLDFQRRLGVVAGRRPGFRRTSPVKISLHPPTGSPAAPYTMSPVHHTPPSAHAPPVVLLLLTSRKGTLHGPTLAFEYAVNATAGPIGPLGGRGGATRRGGKYFVPSRGRAPPVPYYPTRLATTPPPRTGDGPLRPPAAFPSHPLNQHITTDRIPPPEPEITPPDQYPPIVPTYHA; translated from the exons ATGATGCAAAAG ATCCCCATGCTGCCCCTTTACATTATACCCCGTAAACCCGTCCCCCCTGAAACCCCATGCGCCCCAGTGCACCAGTCCCCAGTGCACCATGCTCCCCCTGGGCCCTGT ACATTGTCACGAAACACCCGTCCATCTTTTTGGGACCCCTCCACAACGCCCGAGACTGTCAACGACGACTACCCCGGCACCCACTTCGGCCACTGGGAGGCTCGCGACGCTACAGACGGAGGGCAAGTACTTCGTGCACCTTCCCGACGGCCGCCCCAGACCGTACAACTACCCCGACGAGACGGCTACCACCCCCCCGTCCTCGAGGGGAGGCCCCACTACGACGCCCACGCAGCCCCCCACCAGCCCCTGCTAAGCTTACCACCCCCCTCAACCAGCATATCAGCCCCTGACCGcatcccacccccccaaaccacattCATGCCCCAATTGTCCCCACCTATCATGCCTAATTTAAAAGAATATTCTTGT AGCACTGTGCAATACAGTAGTCTCGCCATTGTAATTTATTCCCTTCCAGAAAAAAGACAATATAGACACAATAAGGATATCTCTGATGTCCTAACAATGTCTTCGTCGTATACTGGAACCCTgatcattttt ATAAAGTTGGACTTCCAAC GTAGGCTTGGTGTGGTGGCAGGCCGTCGCCCTGGTTTCAGGCGAACATCACCAGTAAAGATTTCTCTGCACCCCCCCACTGGGTCACCAGCAGCTCCTTACACCATGTCCCCTGTACACCATACTCCCCCCAGTGCCCATGCTCCCCCTGTAGTCCTGCTGCTCCTTACATCACGAAAAGGAACCCTCC ACGGCCCCACACTAGCCTTCGAGTACGCTGTCAACGCGACAGCCGGCCCCATTGGGCCACTCGGAGGTCGCGGGGGGGCTACAAGACGGGGGGGAAAGTACTTCGTGCCCTCCCGAGGCCGCGCCCCGCCCGTCCCTTACTACCCGACGAGACTGGCTACCACCCCACCGCCCCGTACAGGGGACGGCCCACTACGACCCCCAGcagccttcccctcccaccccctcaacCAGCATATCACGACCGACCGCATCCCACCCCCCGAACCAGAAATCACCCCCCCTGACCAGTACCCCCCAATTGTACCCACCTATCATGCCTAA